In Muribaculum gordoncarteri, the genomic window GGTTGCTGAACAGCACTACGTGCTTGATGTCGTCGGCTTTGCTCAGGTTGACCGACTCGGGCACGGTGAGCACCGGGAATCGGCAGGAGTCGAGCACTTCGGCAGTAACGCTTCCTATGAGTTCTTTCTCCTTTTTGCCTTTGCCGCGAGTGCCCATTACGATTAGCTGGGGCTTGTTTTCTTTCGCGTACTCGGTTATCGCCTCTTCGGGAACGCCTTCGGTTATTTCGGATGTTATCTTTACCGGCGGAATCTCGTTGAGCTTCATGCGGTTACGAAGCTTGCGGATAAATTCATCCATGAGGCGCCGGGCCTCGGCATCGAGTGTGCGCCGCATCTCCGACTCGGCGATGTCGTAGCTCAGCGAGTCGCTAAGCTGAATGTTGCCCGACAGATAGGGGTCGAGATAGGTGTTGAGGAGCGTAATGTGGGTTTTGTGCCTGCTTGCGAGGTGAAGAGCAATGTCGCAGGCCTTCACTGAATAATCACTAAAGTCGATGGGCACAAGAATCATGGGATTCAAGGCGCCATCGACTTCAGTAGATTTTAACGAGTCGAAAATATCGGTGTTTTCAATGATCCTCAGTGCGAGGGGGAGGTCGCTTTCGTGGATGCGCACTCTCACACCGCTTGAAACTGCCGGATGACTCAGATTGACATTCTGCAACACGGCGTTTACACCTTCGCTTTCAAGGAGATTCTTGAGCGCGACAGCATGGTCGTAGGTGTGTATCGCTACGGTAATCAATCGGTCGTCGGGCATGTCAGGATGGTTGAATTGTGATATTTTCAGTTAAATGTGTTGATAAGTCCAAGACTTAAGCATCCTTAGCGGCCTGTTGCTCTTCAAGAATGGCAATGGCCATGTCGTAGATTGTAGTGTCGTCAAGCACCACGATACCTCCGTGGGGGCCCGGCTCAATGTGAACGCCACAATTCTGACCAAACTCGTAGTTGCTGCCTCCGAAGTAGTTGCGAACTGTCTGCACGGTGCAGTTGAGCTGAT contains:
- a CDS encoding universal stress protein, with the translated sequence MPDDRLITVAIHTYDHAVALKNLLESEGVNAVLQNVNLSHPAVSSGVRVRIHESDLPLALRIIENTDIFDSLKSTEVDGALNPMILVPIDFSDYSVKACDIALHLASRHKTHITLLNTYLDPYLSGNIQLSDSLSYDIAESEMRRTLDAEARRLMDEFIRKLRNRMKLNEIPPVKITSEITEGVPEEAITEYAKENKPQLIVMGTRGKGKKEKELIGSVTAEVLDSCRFPVLTVPESVNLSKADDIKHVVLFSNLDQEDILALDAIYRFFSDEHFNVTIVNVPDKKHSKSGRQAADALKGYCELHYPRFTFTVADLSLSSIVEDFNAIQQRQPVDLIAVPNKKKNIFARLFNPSLAHRLLFHSDIPMMVIPV
- a CDS encoding DNA-binding protein — protein: MTKTISFNDLRRIKDSLPDGSMHKIADQLNCTVQTVRNYFGGSNYEFGQNCGVHIEPGPHGGIVVLDDTTIYDMAIAILEEQQAAKDA